One genomic segment of Fusobacterium nucleatum includes these proteins:
- a CDS encoding toxin-antitoxin system YwqK family antitoxin, protein MNKFTKFFILAGVLFNFSLLSAEIKEVESLDQISNEIVGGKTEKKATKEKNVETTKSTEDVKDIPEESATRTVDKNSIVDIYERKMKDKIAYKEGSNTPFTGVFGVVIDDKIESYEEYKNGLLDGETAYFAKGKQVKLLSEMYTKGKLNGQQKSYYENGKLKSIVYYSNDKINGIESYDRNGNLLHKSIFQGGTGDWKFYWSNGKVSEEGKYKAWRKDGVWKKYREDGSLDTVIKYDNGRLLSEKWQ, encoded by the coding sequence ATGAACAAATTTACTAAGTTTTTTATTTTAGCAGGAGTATTATTTAACTTTTCTTTATTAAGTGCTGAAATAAAAGAAGTTGAATCACTTGACCAAATTTCAAATGAAATAGTAGGAGGAAAAACAGAAAAAAAAGCAACAAAAGAAAAAAATGTAGAAACTACTAAAAGCACAGAAGATGTTAAAGATATTCCAGAAGAAAGTGCAACAAGAACAGTTGATAAAAATTCAATAGTTGATATCTATGAAAGAAAAATGAAAGATAAGATTGCATATAAAGAAGGTTCTAATACACCTTTTACTGGGGTATTTGGAGTTGTAATTGATGATAAGATTGAATCTTATGAAGAATACAAAAATGGTCTTTTAGATGGGGAAACAGCTTATTTTGCAAAGGGAAAGCAAGTAAAATTACTATCTGAGATGTATACTAAGGGAAAATTAAATGGTCAACAAAAATCTTATTATGAAAATGGTAAATTAAAATCAATAGTTTACTATTCAAATGATAAAATAAATGGTATAGAATCTTATGATAGAAATGGAAATCTTTTACATAAAAGTATTTTTCAAGGTGGAACAGGTGACTGGAAATTCTATTGGAGCAATGGAAAGGTTTCAGAAGAAGGAAAATACAAAGCTTGGAGAAAAGATGGAGTTTGGAAAAAATATAGAGAAGATGGAAGTTTAGATACTGTAATAAAATATGATAATGGTAGACTTCTAAGTGAAAAATGGCAATAG